CCGGTCGCGCGCCCGGCAAGAAGCCCCACGAAGATCCCGGCCAGGTTCAGCAACAATGTTGCAGGGCCGGCCTGACGCAGCAGATCCCATATCTGGTCGCGCACGCTCCAGATCAGGCCCACCACCAGCAGGGCCAGAACCACGCCTCCGAACACACTCACGGCACTTTCAGCACGGCGGGACAACTCGGGGGCGCGAGTGCGAAACACCATGCCAACGGCCACCGGAAATAACACAATACCAACCAGCATGCCCACCGTTCGACCCACTGGCAGGGTGATGGATTCTTCCGTTCCCGCGTATAGCTGCAGGGCGTAATTGGTCAGTATCGGAAGAGTGATGATCGTAATGAGGCTGGCTGTCACCGTCAGTACAATCGACAGGGCAATATTACCCCGTGCCAGCAATACAAACAGGTTGGAAGTGGTTCCCCCAGGGCAGGCCGCGATAATCACCAGGCCCACGGCAATCGCGGGGGACAGATCAAGGATGGAGGCCAGCGCAAAGGCAATCAGCGGCATCAGCAGGATCTGGGCAACGGTCCCCACAATCATGCCTTTCGGATAGACCGCCACCTGGCGAAAGTCCCTGATCGAAAGAGTCATGCCGATACCGATCATGATAATAAACAGGGCGATCGGCAACCCCGCAGAGATCAGTGGACTCGATTCCACAATGCCTCCAGGTTTTTGTTTTGATGAGGTTCATCAGCCTTAGAAAATAGCACAGGCGGCTTCAAAAAAGTGAATCGATATTCGATACAACATGTAACGAAAATATGACAATAGCTTGTTCTACCAATGTCGCATTCTGTTAATCTCTCGCTCGCTCTTCCGACGAAAGTTGGAGGTACGCATTCAGAAAACCCAAAAGAACACAAAAGAAAGGTCTACCATGAAAAAAGGATTTCAGGGGTGGTTGTTAGCCGCCACTTTGCTTCCCGTCGCAGTCTCAGCCGAGAGCCTCAGTTACAACTTCATCGAAGGTGGTCTCGCGCTCTATCCCAGCTATGAATCACAAACATTCATTGGTGTAGATACCCGCGGCTCTATTGCCCTCAACGACAACGTTTTTGCGTTTGGCGGGCTGAAGTTTCTCACCGACGATGTCGATTTGACGGCCCTTCATATTGGTGCTGGTTATCGTCACGGCATCGACCCCAAAACCGATCTCTGGGGCGGTGTGACCATTGAATATCAGGATGTTGATTACTCCGGTGCCTGCAACTTCTGCGGCTCGGTGGATGATACAGCCCTTGGCCTGCGCGGCGGCATTCGTCACCAGGTCGACGAAAAACTGGAAGTGGGTGGCGGGGCCCGCATCATCACAGGCGACCTGGATTACGTCGGCCTGACCGCCACTGGTCGTTATGCCATTGAACGCAACCTGAAGCTGTTCGGTGAAGTCGACCTGTATGATGGCGAACTCGGGCTGATTGGCGGCCTTACTCTGGAGTTCTGAGAACCGGAACGCCTGTGGTCCCGCAGTTTGTGATGCGGGACCGACTGCACTAAAAATCCCGACAAAAAGTCGAACCTTTCCCCCTGTATGGTCGTGTGATTATCCTCGTTGTTGCGTATACTTGCGAACAACAACTATGTGAACGGAAATGCCCGGGACGGCTTACCGTTCAGCACAACAAAAGTAAGAGGACGAGCAATGAAACGCCTGGGAACACTGGACGCATCCTGGCTGGCTGTGGAGTCGGAAGATACTCCGATGCACGTTGGCAACCTGCAGATTTTTTCGTTACCGGAAGACGCCCCGGAAACCTTTCTGAGGGACATGCTTACCCGCATGAAAGCCGACGCCGATATTGCACCGCCCTGGTGTTACAAGCTGGCCTTTTCCGGTTTTCTCGGCCGTGTGGTGGCCCCTTCCTGGAAAGTGGACAAAAAGCTGGACCTGGATTACCACGTGCGCCACTCAGCCCTGCCCCGCCCTGGCAGTGAGCGCGAGCTGGGGATCCTGGTGTCCCGACTGCACTCCAACCCGCTTGATTTCGCCCGTCCGCTCTGGGAGTGCCACATCATTGAAGGCCTGGAGAATAATCGCTTTGCCCTTTACACCAAGATGCACCACTCGATGATCGACGGCATCAGCGGTGTTCGGCTGATGCAGCGCGTACTGAGCAAGGACCCGGGCGAAACGAATATGCAGCCCCCCTGGGCAGTGCGCCCGGAGCGCACCCGCGGCAACAAAACCGACGCCGAAGCCAGTGTAACCGGAGCCTTCTCCCAAGCAATGGATGCATTGAAGCTGCAGGCCGACTTGGCTCCGCGCCTGTGGGACGCCATGAACCGTTTGATCCATTCGGCACGACACCCGGAAGATGGTCTCACTGCCCCGTTTGCCGGCCCGCTATCGGCCCTCAACCACCGGGTAACCGGCCAGCGGCGTTTTGCCACCCAGCACTACCAGCTGGAGCGTATCAAAAAGGTGTCGCATGCCACTAACGGCTCCCTGAACGATATCGTGCTCTACCTGTGCGGCACTGCCCTGCGGCGTTTTCTTCTGGAACAGGACGGCTTACCGGATACACCACTGACAGCGGGCATTCCCGTTAATATCCGGCCGTCTGATGATCAGGGCACCGGCACCCAGATCAGTTTCATGATTGCATCACTGGCCACTGATGAAGCCGACCCTCTGACCCGGTTACAGAGCATCAAGCAGTCCACCAGGCGTGCCAAGCAACACCTGCAAAAACTGCCTCGCAAGGCTTTAACGCAATACACCATGCTGCTGATGTCACCCTACATACTGCAATTGATGTCGGGAATGGGCGGGCGTATGCGGCCAGTCTTTAACGTCACCATCTCCAATGTTCCGGGCCCGGAAGACACTCTGTATTATGAGGGAGCGCGGCTGGAGGCTATGTACCCGGTATCGCTGATAGCTCACGGTGGCGCACTGAACATCACCTGCCTGAGTTACGCGGGATCACTGAACTTCGGTTTTACCGGGTGCCGGGACACCTTGCCCAGCATGCAGAAACTTGCCGTCTATACCGGCGAAGCCCTTGATGAACTGGAGAGCCTTGTACTGCCTCCGCCAGCCAAGTCCGGTACTGCCAGCAAGGGCAAACCTGCTACCCGGGTTCGCCGGGCAGCCCGCAAAAAGGCTGCACCCAAAACCTGACAGTCCGCAAACCCGCGACTGAGCCGCCACCCCGGGTTAATCGGGGTGGCTCTTCCAGTGGGCAGCGCCTACGAAAATCAGTTGCAGGAAACGGGCCGTTCGCTTTCTTACCTGCTCTTCCTGATAATCGTCCTCCGGCGAGATACCCAGGATGTCCGTAAGGCTGAAGGCCACACTGCGCACCACCAGGTCACAGGTCAGGTCCAGATCGGCGTCGCTGAGATGATCGGCCAGCTTTAGCCGCCGCAGGTCGTTGGCCAGCTCGCTGGCGAAATAGCGCATCTCACTGCGGATACCCTCCTGAATCGCCCGGCTCTCCCCGGCCAACCCCTGGGCCATGAACATGAAGAAGCTGCGATTGTTCTGGGCATGGGTAATAAAGATGCCTACCGACTCGTCAATCAGCTTGTCCGCCTGCAGCACATTGGCGCGAGCCTCCCGCATCATGCGCCGCAACACCAGCCCGAGCTCATCCACCAATTGCAGGCCCAGATCATCCATATTACGGAAATGCCGGTAGAACGACGTGGGCACCACCCCCGCCTGCCTGGTCACTTCCCGTATCCCCAAACTGGCAAAGTGCCTGCCCTTGCCTACCAGAGCCAGCGCCGCATTCATCAGTTTCTCACGGGTTTCACCCGGCTTACGTCGTTGTTTGTCTGCCATAGACCCGGTACAGCTCATCTGTTACTCACAAGTCAACAAGTGTACACATCCGAGCACCAAAAATAACCCGAACTTGTCATTATAGGACAATGTTATTCGCCTGATTGCTGCCCTGATCCTCAATGTGTACAGTCGTACACATTAGTGAACACTTGTACACATCAGTACGAAGGAGAACGATCATGATATCTGTACTGGAGAATTCACCCACCCTGCACTGGCTCGGCAGGCAGCTTTTTAACCGGGATGACCCGGCTGCCTTTTTCGACCCCCTGCTGGAGCGCATCAATCCCATGTGGGTACAGCAATACACTCCGGCCATGGTGACAGCAATCTACAACGAAACTGCAGACACCAAGACCTTTGTGCTCGCACCCGCGAAACGCTGGCTGGGGTTCGAAGCCGGCCAGCACGTCAGTATCGGTATTGATATAGACGGGATTCGCCGCAACCGGACCTTCAGTCTGTCCAGTTCGCCGATCCGGTGGCGCACCGACGGAACTGTCACTCTGACCATCAAACGCCTTCCGGGCGGGCTGGTAACAAACTGGATGCATGACCACCTGGAAACGGACACGGTGATCGGCCTGGGCGATGCATTCGGGGATTTCCGAATCCCCAGTCCCCAGGAACCAGTCCTGTACATTGCCGGTGGCAGCGGTATTACGCCGGTATTGAGCCAGCTGGAAACCATGGCAGCGTCAGACTACCGGGCACCCGTGACCCTGCTGTATTTTGTTCGCACCCAGGCGGATGTGATTGCCGCGGAAAAACTGCATGCACTGACCGGGCGCTGGTCTGCCTTTACATTGAAGGTGTACGCCACCAGCGAGACAGAAACCCCGCAGTTTCTCAGCGACCAACACCTGGATGAGGTTCCCGGGCTGGCGGGACGGCGTTGTTACCTCTGTGGCCCCAAGGGGCTTATGGACCTGGCAAATGACCTGCTGTATCGCCGGGGCATTTCGGAAGACCGTATTCACAGCACTTTTTTCTCGGTCCCGGCAGCCAATCTGGATTCCGGCACCCTGGGCGGCGCGGTCCACTTTGAGCGCAGCAACCTGGATGTCTCGTCCGAAGGCGATGCCGTTCTGCTGGAAATTGCGGAGGCGGCAAAACTGTCACCCCGTCACGGTTGCCGCATGGGTATCTGCCACCAGTGCAGTTGCCGCAAGACCAGCGGGACCGTCGTGAATCGCCTGACCGGAAAAGCGTCCGGGCCAGGTGAGGAAACCATTCAGCTTTGTGTTTCTGTTCCCAGCGGGCCGGTGTCCATTGATATCTGACCGGCCCTGCCACAACGCCTGAACCCATTATCCGCAGTGCCAGACCAAGGGCGCTGCAAGGAGGACCCCATGAAGAAGATGAACGAAACACAGTTGAAAGAACTTGAGCAGGACCTGGATACCATTCGTGACCAGGTAATCGCAGACCTGGGTGAACGGGACGCCCGTTACATCCGCAGGATTGTGCGACTGCACCGTTCCCTGGAAGTGGGCGGCCGCGTGCTGATGCCTTTCGGGTTTATCCCGCCGGTGTTCATCGCTGCCACCGCAGCGCTGGGCATCTCCAAGATTATTGAGAACATGGAAATCGGCCATAACGTGATGCACGGCCAGTACGACTGGATGAACGACACGTCTCTCCACTCCCAGACCTACGAGTGGGATACGGTGTGCACCGGCGATTCCTGGCGCCGCACCCATAACTACGAGCACCACACCTACACCAATATCATTGGCAAGGACAGGGATTACGGCTATGCGCTGTTGAGGCTGAGCGACGACGACAAGTGGAAACCGGCCCACAGCTTGCAGTTCATTAACTATGTCTTGCTGAGCGTATTCTTCCAGTGGGGCGTGGGACTGCATGAGCTGGAATCCGAGCGGATCCGCCGTCGGGAAATTTCGGTGCGTGAGAAGATCCCGTTCCTGAAGGATTTCTTCCGCAAGGGTGGACGCCAGGCGTTCAAGGATTACGTGTTCTTCCCCCTGGTCACCTTCCCGGTAGCACCGGTTGTGCTGGCCGGCAATGTCGGCGCCAACCTGATTCGCAACTTATGGTCATCCACGGTCATTTTCTGTGGCCATTTTACCCAGGACGCGGAAACCTTTTCCGAGGAAGAGTGCGAAGGTGAGAGCAAAGGCCACTGGTACCTGCGCCAGCTGACCGGCTCTAGCAACTTTACTGGTGGTAAGTGGATGCACGTGATGAGTGGCCACCTGAGCTACCAGGTGGAACATCACATATTCCCGGATTTGCCAGCACACCGGTACCCGGAAATCTCCGAGCAGGTGCAGGCGGTGTGTAAAAAGCACGGCATTCCCTACAACACCGGCACCTTCGCCAGACAGTACTCAACGGTGCTAAAGCGTGTTCTGGGGTATTCACTGCCAGACCGGATGCGCAACCGGATGTTGCCGGAATTCAGTAGTGCCGGCGCTCAGTCCTGAACTCTGTCAGTCTGGCCAGCCATCAGAAAGGTGGCAGGTCAGGCATCAGGCAATCTGTAACAGCCTGAGTAACTGGGGGCGGTGTTGATCCTGAATCACGTCTGCCAGGGTGTACTTGTCCAGAGTTTCGAGAAAGGCCGTCAGTGCCTCCCCAAGCATGGTCTTCAAGCCACAGACCGGCGTGATCCGACAGGCGTTCTTTGATGAGAAACATTCAACAATATTGAGGTCCTGTTCAGTTTCCCGCACAAGAATGCCAACGTTGATGTCCGCAGGCGCCATCTGCAACCGCATACCGCCTTTCTTACCCCTGACAGTCTCGATGTAGCCCTTTTTGTTGAGCTGATGAACCACTTTCATCAAATGATTCTTGGAGATGTCGTAGCTGTCTGCGATTTCCTGAATCGTTGCCAGTTCGTCACCCTGCACCGCCAGGTAGATCAGAACACGCAGGGAATAATCGGTGTAACGGGTGATATGCATTTACCAACTCCAATACTTCAGATGCATCGTTAGTACGAGGCACGTGTTAAGAGATAACAGGCGAGGCCAAAAAACATCAGTCCTGTCACTACCAGCATCGCCGGTGCCGCGCCGCCGATAAACAGCACGGACCAACTTACACACAGCATCACACAGGCAAGCCATTTTCCCTTGCGGGGAATGGCGCGCCTGCTGCGCCAGTTCTCTATCGCCGGACCAAAAGCCTGGTGATTCTCCAGCCATTCGGCAAAAGCAGGCGAACCCTTACTCGCAGACCAGGCAGCCAGCAAAACAAACGGTGTGGTCGGCAACAGTGGCAACACAACACCGATAGCAGCCAATGCGATACTTGTATACGCAAGGATCTGGAAACCGGTTCTTCCGGACAATGGAACCATCAGCATCTTCTCTCGAGAACGACAGTAAGATATGTCGTCATTCTACCTTTAATCAGTGTACGGGTCTTCCCAGTTGTTTCAGTGACACCAGCCTGGTGACGTATGAAATCTTGATGCCGGTGGCAAACAACAGGGTTCCGATGTGGGCGATGATCTGTCCGGCCATGGGCAGAGAACTGGCAAACGGATAGGCGAGCAGAATAGTGGCCAGCAGCCCAACGGTCGACGCGAGCATGGCGCCATTTGCGAAACCGAGTAGCTTCTCCATCCCTCCCCTCCTATAAATTATCTGGAATACATCTTTAATATATTCCCAACTGCTCAGAATTTCAACAGCCAGAATGACATCCCTCATACTGCCCTATTTCCCGAAGGCATGAAGAATACCACCCTGTAGTTACCTCTCAGAAAATGCTGCAAGCCCGTTACATTTTATTTTTATAGATGTATTATATCTACATCTTTAAACCAGAGAGGAGCTGACCATGGCCAAATACCGTCGCCTATGGTTTCTGTTAATTGCCATCGTGGGGGTTACCTTCACGTTACTGGGCTATTTCGGCGCGGAAGTTTACCGCGCCGCGCCGCCCATTCCTGATCAGGTCGTGTCTGCCAACGGCGACACCCTGATGACCGAGGAAAGCATTCTCGACGGCCAGACCGCCTGGCAGTCCGTGGGTGGTATGCAGCTTGGGTCGATCTGGGGCCACGGGGCCTACCAGGCACCGGACTGGACCGCCGACTGGCTGCACCGGGAACTGGAAACCTGGCTGCAAATCGCCGCTCAGGAAGAATACGGGCAGGACTGGCACAGCCTCACCGGGCAACAGCAGAACGCCCTGCAGTACGACCTGAAGACCGAGTACCGCACCAACACCTACGATGACGCCACCGGCACCCTGCATCTGTCTGAACGAAGGACTGCTGCGATCAACGAGACCGCCGACTACTACAGCCGGCTGTTCAGCGACGCACCGGAGCTGCAGTCAACGCGCTCAAACTACGCCATGAAGGAAAACACCCTGCCCAGTGCCGAGCGCCGCGAGCGGATGACCGAGTTCTTCTTCTGGACAGCCTGGACTGCTGCCACCGAGCGCCCGGACAGCGATGTCACCTACACCAATAACTGGCCCCACGAGCCACTGATTGACAACACGCCGAGCGCAGAGAACGTGGTCTGGTCGTTAATCAGCGTGGTGCTGCTGATTGCCGGCGTTGGTGGTCTGATCTGGGCCTGGGCCTTCCTGCGCAAAGAAGATGAGGAGCCGCAAGCCCCGCTCAAGGATCCGCTGAGCGCCGTTGGGCTTACGCCTTCCCAGAAGTCATTGGGCAAATACCTGGTACTGGTCGTTGGCCTGTTCACCTTTCAGGTGATGCTCGGCGGCTTTACCGCGCATTACACGGTGGAAGGTCAGAGCTTCTACGGTATCAACACCTCCGAATGGTTCCCCTACTCCCTGATGCGCACCTGGCATATTCAGGCCGCCATGTTCTGGATCGCCACCGGCTTCCTGGCCGCCGGCCTGTTCCTGGCTCCCATCATCAATGGCGGCAAGGACCCGAAATTCCAGAAACTGGGTGTCGACGTGTTGTTCTGGGCCCTTGTGGTTGTGGTTGCCGGCTCATTCATCGGCAACTTCCTGGCTATCGCTCAGATCATGCCAGCCAACCTCAGCTTCATGCTGGGCCACCAGGGTTATGAGTACGTGGACCTTGGGCGCCTGTGGCAGATTGGCAAGTTCCTCGGCATCGTGTTCTGGCTGGTGCTGATGCTGCGCGGCATTGTTCCCGCCCTGCGCCAGCCCGGTGACAAGAACCTGCTGGCCCTGCTGACCGCCTCGGTCGTTGCCATCGGCCTGTTCTATGGCGCCGGCTTCTTCTACGGTGAGCGCACTCACATCTCCATCATGGAATACTGGCGCTGGTGGATTGTCCACCTGTGGGTTGAAGGCTTCTTTGAAGTGTTCGCCACCGCTGCGCTGGCTTTCATTTTCTGCAGCATGGGCCTGGTGTCCCGCACCGTGGCTACGTCCGCCAGCCTGGCTTCTGCCAGCCTGTTCATGCTCGGTGGTGTACCGGGAACCTTCCACCACCTGTACTTCTCCGGCACCACCACACCGGTGATGGCGGTAGGCGCCACCTTCAGTGCCCTCGAAGTTGTGCCACTGGTCGTACTCGGCTATGAGGCATGGGAGAGCTGGCGTTTGAAGTCCCGCGCGCCCTGGATGGAAAACATCCGCTGGCCGCTGACCTTTTTCGTGGCGGTTGCCTTCTGGAACATGCTGGGTGCAGGCGTACTCGGGTTCATGATCAACCCACCGATCGCGCTGTATTACATCCAGGGCCTGAACACAACGCCCACCCACGCCCACGCAGCTCTCTTCGGCGTCTACGGATTCCTGGCCCTGGGCTTTGCCCTGCTGATTCTGCGCTACATCCGCCCACGCATCGTCTTTGACGAGCGGCTGATGAAAGTCGGCTTCTGGTGGCTGAACATTGGCCTGGTACTGATGCTGTTCACCAGCCTGCTGCCCGTCGGCATCATCCAGTTCGTGGCCAGCGCCAGTGAAGGGCTGTGGTACGCGCGTAGTGAAGCCTTCATGCAGAGCGATATCCTGCAGACCCTGCGCTGGGTCAGAACCATCGGCGATGTGGTCTTCATCGTCGGCGCCCTGGCAGTGACCTGGCAGGTAGTGAAGGGGGTCTTCTTCCCGGATCTGGAGCCGGTCACCCTCGAAACTGACGAGCAAGGTGCTGCCAGCGATCTGAGCGCCTGATTCAGCAGAGCCCCGGCCAGGGAGGGCCGCTCTGCGCAACCCTAACCAAGGAGTGCTGTCATGACAATTGCTGAAACTATGACCCAGGCATCCAACGAAGAACTGATCGAACATATCCTGACCCGTTTCCACGACACCCACCGGGAGCAGTTACCGGAACTGATCCAGCTCTCCGAGAGAGTAGAAAGGGTTCACGGCGGCCATACCGCCTGCCCGGCCGGACTTTCGGCCCACCTCGGGCAGATGGCTGAAGAGCTCGAGGCCCATATGGCCAAGGAAGAGCAGATTCTGTTTCCCATGATTACACGTGGAATGGTCGCCATGGCCGGCGGCCCTGTATCGGTGATGCGGCATGAGCACGAGGATCACGGCTCCGCGCTGGAAGAACTGGAGCGGCTCACCAATGGCCTGACCTTGCCGGACGGCGCGTGCGGAAGCTGGCAGCGTCTCTACCAGGGACTCGCGACCTTCCGCGACGACCTGAAAGCCCACATACAGACTGAGAATGACCTGCTGTTCAGCCGCATTGATGGTGGAAACTGAGAGGGGGATACTCCCGCGGGGGTATCGGATTCGACAGGCTGTTTTGCCATAATTGAGCTACACTCTCGAGTGAGAGCTCATACAGCGAAGGACAGGAACGATTCCCATGCCCCAAGCCAAGCTGACCGACCGATTTGGCCGCACTGTCAACTACGTGCGTCTGTCTGTCACTGACCGCTGCGATTTTCGCTGTGTTTACTGCATGGCGGAGGAGATGACCTTCCTGCCCCGCCAGCAGGTACTGACCCTGGAAGAGATTGCCCGCGTGGCAAGAACCTTTGTTTCCCTCGGCACGGAAAAAATCCGGCTGACCGGGGGCGAGCCCCTGGTGCGCAAGGACATTCTGCAGCTGGTGAAGGAAATCGGCAGCTACGGCCTGCGGGATTTTGCCATGACCACCAATGGCAGCCAGCTGCCGACCATGGCGGAACCGCTGCGCAAGGCCGGGCTCAAGCGGCTGAACATAAGCCTGGATTCACTGGATGCCGACAAATTTCACCGGATCACCCGTACCGGTCGGCTAAGCCAGGTGCTGGATGGGATTGATGCTGCCAAGGACGCCGGTTTTGAGGGTATCAAGCTCAACACGGTGGTGATGAAAGGTGGCAACGATCAGGAAGTGCCGGAGCTGGTGGAGTTTGCCCGCAAGAAGAAGCTGGACATTACCTTTATCGAGGAAATGCCGCTGGGTGAGATTTCTGACCATGACCGCGGTCAGGTGCTGTGCACCAGCGATGAAGTTCGCGACATTATCAGCCAGCGACATGAGCTGATACCCACGCCTGAAGACTCCGGTGGTCCTGCCCGCTATTACCGGATGCCGGACAGCGATTCCCGTGTCGGTTTTATTTCACCTCATTCCCACAATTTCTGTTCAACCTGCAACCGCGTTCGCGTGACGGTAGAGGGTCGCCTGCTGCTTTGCCTTGGCAATGAGCATTCGGTGGACTTGCGCCGTGTTCTGCGCGGCCATCCTGTGACCAATGACAAGCTGCGTGAAACCATCATCAATGCCATGGATCTGAAACCTGAGCGGCATCACTTCTCCAGTGAGGGGGATGTGCAGATTCTTCGGTTTATGAATATGACTGGCGGTTGAGACTCTGGCTCTGAGTTAACACTCGGAGGTGACGCCCGGAAGTGGGTGGGCCCTCCGGGATACGCTGTGAATTCAGTGATTGCCGTCGTGACTGCCCATTTCCATATTTTGGTCTGACATGTCCCGGGCCAGATGATCCATGGTCACATCATTGAACTGAACGACTTCTCCCCCGAACTCGTCTGCAAAGTCGTTTGCCGACTCTTCACTGGCAAACGACGCCAGCGTGGGGCCCATGGCACCCGTGCGTTCTGATCCAACGACAAAGTAAGCTTCCCGCGCATCGATCAGGGCGGTGTCGTCCGGGTGTTCCCAGTCGGTTTGTGCCATGTCGTGTACGTAAAGGGTGTGGTCGCGTTTGGCATTTTCGGGCTGCAGTACCCAGGAGAACATGTCGCGGGTTGAACAGAATTTGTTCACTTTCTGCTCCCTGGCGGTTATGGCTTCACCTTTCGGGCCGGGGAAACGGGTGATGGCCATGCCACAGACATGGCATTCGTCGCCGGATTCGATGTGGACCGGATCGGGCTTTTCGGTGACCTGTTCTTCAGTTTCGGAGCAGCCGGCCAGGAAAATGGCAAACATTACCGCCACCGACAAAGTTTTAACATTAATAGTATTCATGACGATCTCCGGATCAGATTCGGCGGCGACGGAACAGGGCCCAGGCACCGGTAAGGGGAATAACAAACCACAGCACCAGGGCGAACCACATTCCGGCCGGGCCAATGGGCAGGTCTGCACCGAGGCTCAGCACGCCGCTTAGCTGTGCGCCCTCGCC
Above is a genomic segment from Marinobacter panjinensis containing:
- a CDS encoding nitrous oxide reductase accessory protein NosL, with the protein product MNTINVKTLSVAVMFAIFLAGCSETEEQVTEKPDPVHIESGDECHVCGMAITRFPGPKGEAITAREQKVNKFCSTRDMFSWVLQPENAKRDHTLYVHDMAQTDWEHPDDTALIDAREAYFVVGSERTGAMGPTLASFASEESANDFADEFGGEVVQFNDVTMDHLARDMSDQNMEMGSHDGNH
- the moaA gene encoding GTP 3',8-cyclase MoaA; translation: MPQAKLTDRFGRTVNYVRLSVTDRCDFRCVYCMAEEMTFLPRQQVLTLEEIARVARTFVSLGTEKIRLTGGEPLVRKDILQLVKEIGSYGLRDFAMTTNGSQLPTMAEPLRKAGLKRLNISLDSLDADKFHRITRTGRLSQVLDGIDAAKDAGFEGIKLNTVVMKGGNDQEVPELVEFARKKKLDITFIEEMPLGEISDHDRGQVLCTSDEVRDIISQRHELIPTPEDSGGPARYYRMPDSDSRVGFISPHSHNFCSTCNRVRVTVEGRLLLCLGNEHSVDLRRVLRGHPVTNDKLRETIINAMDLKPERHHFSSEGDVQILRFMNMTGG